CGCCGATGCCTGCTGTTCCGACCATTCCTGCGGTGGCGGTGCAGAGCTCGTGCACGGAGCATTGATGCATGCACTCAGTGTGCAGCGATGTAACGCTTGTTTGCCTTTGCCATGGCTTGTTGTACTTGTAGGATTCTGCGTCATGTTATGTAATATCTACTTCTCTTTCCACTGTGCAATGGATTACTATCAACAACTTTACATGTTCGTTTTTGCACTCTGTCTCATCAAATGGCAAACAAAAAACCCTTAAAAAAACTACATATTTTGTGCTTAAAGATCATCTGTTACATATAGCAGTGGTCTCACATTCTGATAGTGGCATAATGAGAGTCATAAAAGATCAAAGTACTTAACACCCTAAGTTTTGTTCCCATCATAAATCTCTTGTCAATGCCTGCATGCAGCCTATTCCTATTTTATTCAGAAGTGCATTACAATGCATTCAGAGAGGAAAAGGATTGGTGATTGGGCCTGAGATCGAACCTTTTAGCTCAGGTCCAGCCATCATCATCGCACAAAGATGAACAAGATCATGCAGCTATTGCTTTCAGGTGTACTATTTTCTTTCTGTAGATAAGAAGCAGGATGCAGATTATTTGTATCCATATGAAACAGAGTAATGCACGATAGCTATTAAGTTGCTGCATGTGCAATAATTTGATATGGGTCCATCTTCCCTGTAGAGCCAGAATATAATCCAACAACGTAGTTGTTCAACCTACaggccaactctctctctctctctctctctctctctctctctctatatatatatatatatatatatatatatatatatatatatatatatatagagagagagagagagagagagagagagagactttttCCAATACCCAGTTCATATCTATTGCTAATATGGCTTATAAGCAAAGCAATCTAAGATGCAAATTTGCATAAGATCTTGATTTATTCATTAACTTGCATTTGATTGCCTGCACAAATTAACCATGGAAGTGTGGATTAGAACAGTTTCTCAAAGCAGTCATAAATTGTCAGGTAATGATTAGTAAAGCTCATGATGAACTGAATGGAATAGATTTTGTTGGCTTGCATTTAATTCCCTGCAAAAACTAAGCATGGAAATATGGCTCAGAACAAATTAGCAGTCATAAATTATTAGGTAATGATTAGTAAAACTCATGATGAACTGAGTGGAGTACTCTGGCATCACTCAGGAATAGAATTTGTTGGTTTGAGTTGGGGACAGCAGCTTCTGATGCTGCACTTGATAGATTGATGCTGCTGCTGTTTTGGTAGGAAGTATGGGGAACATTACCACAAAGAAGAAGTGTGGTGCCTTTAACAGATGCATGCACCATGGCCAGTGTTACCTGCACAGATCCAAACCCACATGAGGAAGTTTATAGAGCCTCAAAAATATTCAATGAGAATAGTTCGAAACTTTAATGTAATGAGAACCACATCTTCTTGGCTGCCTTCTTCTCCACCAGTGCTGTGCCtccaaaaagaaagaagagagtgATTAGGAGAGGGAGGAAGAGGGAGTGAATCTTCCTGCTTGTCCAAAATAGCTGATGTAAAGGAAGTGAGGGAACAGTGTGTGGAATAAGGattagagagggagagagagagagatggagtgaCTGAGATAGCTGACGTAAAGGAAGTGAGGGAATAGTATGTGAAATGAGTATTGGGAGGCACTTGTTTGATTAGTAGGAAAGTGTTCTGTCCTCCACTCTCCGACCAGCATTACTCCACCTCAAATTGTCAACTCAGATCTCCTCCGTATTTTCAACAAAACATAATAAATGTTGCATAGTAGAAGAGCAtcagcaaataataataataataatgataatattttACATTTTTTATAAAGTGAGAAATAGGAAGATGCAATATTTTAAACTTCCACCATTATTTAGAAAAGTCATATAATCGAAGTCTTGATCGAATTCGATGAATAACAAATAATGcttaaaaaatagataaatattttaaaaaaaattctagaaGCCTAACCTAATTTATTACAGAGTGCTAACAATAAAGGAAAAACCTTGatgtttaattttatatttttaatctttattaaataataattcgATCCGATGGATCGACGATCGAACGATTAGTTGGATTATAATAACTACACTCTTAATGTGCAAcagttttattatattttataatcattATCTTTAGAATATTTTTCAATGACGTAACCTTGAAATATGCATTATCAAGAAATAGTAGTGTTTCATATCTTTCTCTATTTCTTATTCGCTTCCTTGTTTTATGCTTTCACCTCATCATCGTTTTTGTGGTTATCCTTACCATCAATGTAGCCGGTGCCGTCCATTTTATACCATGATCATGCCAATTCAATAGAGATAGTGATCATAGGATTTAGATTCATGGCATCTGACCTTCCCCCTCTTTAATGCTTATGAAATTGAGCAGTGGCAGATGCAATAAAATCATCACATTTATGTCtcccatatacatatatatgtatatatatatatatatattctcatctaaattttaaattatatatcttaCAAATCCAAAATAATGCTTATGTGTCTCTATTAGCTAAACTGtaattgataataatatcattccgaaatatactataagattaTTAAGGTTATATTGGATATTATATAtccttttaatattattttttacttgTGTAAAgtgttaaatttattattattattattattattactcagAATTCTATGatgatttattaaaatttttatcaactaAGTTAACTAATATCTTCATCAATTAGACTTTGAAttagaaagaaaatataattgcTTTACCTCAAAAGGTGGTATTTGACTCGAAATCTTATCGTGAAGACAAGACTCGCTGTCAGCAGTATAAATGTGATGAGATCTAATCATCTGCTTGATGTGAACTCCTAAGCTCGGACATTGAAGTGAGATGGAGATCTCGTTAACCAGCCAAGCTTTCACAGGTAGACCCACCCCGACATGCTTTGAAAACTGACATGACACTGTTGCAGAACAAGTGCAAACCTGGCCATGGCCAAAGTCCTCCATTAGAGATAGAAGCTATGGATAGCATTAACAGCATGAAAATGGCATGTCCTCCTTCCCCACCTTCCTAATCCAGCAGTGGTTAAAACCCTCACGGAATCAAGTTTCCAACCATCTCTGTAGCTGCCGGGGAGGGGAGGAGGTAGTGAAGCCTGTCTGCTTTCTTGTTCGAAGATTGTGGAGCTAAGGAGAAGGTTGGTTTTTGCTCAACACTTTCTGGTTTCCAGTCTTTGTTTTAGCTTTTCTTCTCGCTTGTCTTTTTCTCTGTATGGAACCTTTTTCtcttgaaaaagaaaaataaaatagatttgagcaagaaatttGATTCAGATATGTCAGCTTCTTAATGTGATGTAACCCAGTTGGAATTGTTCTttgtctctgtgtgtgtgtgtgtgtttgttgtgATCTAGCAAACATAGTATGAGTCTGTCTGAGACGACGGTAATTGTAGTAGTTTCAGTCTTTTTGAAATGTTCTTTCCCTTGCTCATGAGTTTGAGGCAAAGGATCTTTCTGTGGTTGTTCTGGATATCTTTGTTCTTCTTGACCATTTGATCTCTTATTACTGTTCTGCTTCTTTTCGAGCTTACCAGTTCTTGTTCTTGAAGGAACAGGTGAAACTGATGCGGTGCTCTTCTTATTATGGAGTCAAATGCCATACTTGAACTATAGGAATTCTGATATATAACTTTCTCTGATGATTGCAGTCCAAATCTAGCAATGAATCAatatgttcctgattggaatttgGAAGATGACACCACAGATTTTGGAGGTATCCTCCCAATGGCAAATCAGAAGAATCCCATGGGGTTAGCATCATCCATTTTGTCTTTGTCCCCTTCCTCTCCTCTTAAATCCTATATATCCACTTACAGATCCGTGATCCCTTTCGTTCCAATCTTGCAGGCCAGACAGTGAGCTCGTAGAGCTGCTGTGGCGAGATGGGCATGTCGTCATGCATAGCCAGAGCCAGCACCACCCGCGAGCCTCTGCCGCCATTGCCAAGCTCAAACCAGAACAACAGCAACAACGGGAGCAGTCTCTTGGGAGATCCATCAGCTCGATTCAAGACGATGCAACTGCGTCATGGTTTCCGAGTCCTCTCCATGATTCGCTAGAGAAGGAATTCTGCTCGGAGTTCTTCTCTGAGATGGCAGGCATCGATGGACTTGGCCCCAGTAACATGAGCACCATTGATAGATACATGGGCTTCGGTGATACCGGTGCGAGCGATGTCTTGACTGCTCCTAAAAAGTCCACTCTCCATCTCCGAGAGAACAACACGATGTCTTCAAGCATTTGTGAGAGCAATCGACTCCATGCACAGGGTGATGCTGCTGGTGTTGCAGGAGCAAGTGTGCCAAAGCATGCATTCGAAACTGCTCTCGCTTCATCATCAGGAGGTGCTTGTTTTAGTTTCAGAAGAACAGGAGATCAGGGTGGAAGTGGTCAGTGCCAGAAGAGGAAGCAAAGAGATGTGCAGGTTGCAGAATACCAAAGTGAGGTAATCCTCTCTTTTCCAACTGATTCCATTGGCATTAGACACAGTGAAAACTGAGACTGAGTTTGTAGGAGGCTGAGTTTGAGTCGGTCGAGGCGAAGAAGGCAGCTCAGGGATCGATATCGACTCGCAGAAGCCGTGCTGCTGAAGTTCACAATCTATCTGAGAGGGTAAGAATTGGTGAAGAACCACTGACATGAACTGAGCTCACTTTTAACCAGTAGGCATGATCTTATGCAGAGAAGAAGAGATAGAATAAATGAAAAGATGAAGGCACTGCAAGAGCTGATACCACATTGCAATAAGGTAATTTGTGCATCTGTTCTCACGATCAATGAAGAAAAATTCTAAATGTTTTCTGTGTTCTTAATACTATAGTTCATAGAATATAGACCGTAGGTATTGAAATTTTGAGGCAATTGAATACATGAAGTCGCCACATATCATAGCTTCTCAGATATGATCATACTTGAAGGCAATCATCATATTGCTGATTTCCATATTGAAGGCATTTCCTGAGTGTGCCTGTGAACTTGAAGGCACGACATATCATACTTGAAGGCATCTTCATATCAAACATGTATAAATCATTCGAGAACTAACCGACAGTCCATTGCCAAATTCTCATAATGGTGAAATTTTCCAATATGAATTCTGATTATGTTGTACATTTAATATTCTCAGACGGACAAAGCATCAATGCTGGATGAGGCAATTGAATACTTGAAGTCACTGCAACTGCAAGTTCAGGTTTGACAAAATGATGATGCCATGACACAGGACTTGTACACCAGTAATGTGATCTTTTGCATACTGTGATCCATGAAACAGATGATGTGGATGGGAGGTCGCATGGCGCAGATGATCCTTCCAGGTGCACAACAATCTATGCCAGGCATGGCTGTGGGAGTTGGTCATGCTTGTGTTCCTTTGATGCATCATGCACTTCAATCTTCTACCCCCAACCAGACATTGTCTTCCACTTCTCCAGCCTTCCAAGCAGCAATGTTTCGAAACCTGATGCAAAGTGCCCATTTGCAAGAATCGCATGCTTCCTCCTACCTTGGCCTTCACCATGTTCAGCCTCGCTTTCAGGCTTGTAGCTTCATCTTTACACCTCTTGATCTTTGTCTTTTTGCTGAAATAGCTTCAACATGACCGAATGCAGGCGATGAATCGATACACCTTTGGGTCTCAAATGTTGCAGCAGAATCACCCAACAGCCTGTGAGAACACCCACAAAAGTGGATCTGGTAAGATGGACATAACCGAATTATAATTGTCAAATCGAGGAAACATTTGTCCATGTTTAAACACAAGATATCTGGCTCCTACTACTCATGTCACCAAGGCTAATGTTTATTTTTATGCATCAGGTTGATCTTCAACTTCATATTTAGAACACCTGCTATAACCTTGATGCAGAGAATTTGGCTGTTCAAGAGTCAAGAGTGTAAAATTTCTCGGGAGCAACTCCTGCAAATTGCTCCCAAATAAATTTTCAAACCATTGGCTGAAGCCAGCATTTATTGTGTACATGTTGAAGGAAGGAGTAAATCTGATAAACTTTTGTTAAGCATCAGGTCTAGCTAATGCTTGGAATTGTATCAGTTGATCCTCTTGGGCAAAGATTAGACTTATGAATAACCTTGTTCTTGCTACAAAGAAATAACCCATCAATGTGATCATAACTTGGTTATTGTTGTGGTGAGCAAATATATAGGCACCATGGAGGATTCCTGCTGATTCTTATGTAATAGCACAccatattcttgctttgtatcctTTATGTCCATATGACCATATTTGATTCCTTCTATGAAAATATCTTCTGATCAAGCTGCTGAGATTATTAGTATGTTAGTATGATCATTGTTACTTCTAGGGGCTCTTTGTTATCAAGTTGTTTTTGTTATTATGATCAGGTCATTGTTGCTTCTGAAAATGATTATGGTTATTATGATAATTGTTATCAGGTCTCAATCTTGCATAACTTTGTCCTGAGCCTATTTGGTTGTCTTACCATCTTGACACTAGAGAATTCCAATCAACaataataaaagagagagagagagagagatcacttCAGAAATAATACCATGCAGAGAACAAAAAGAAAGTCCAATTTGCTGGATACTGAAGAGAACATTGTGATAAAATCAAAGGATAGTGTATTTTGAATATATGTTTACAAAACATTCAGCAAGGGtacattttattttttgtctAGCAATCATCTACAGCACCACTTTACTGAAGGCACAGTACCATTCTGGTTGTACATTCTAATTAATTGAACATTATCCTTATCTTGGTAGATCTCAGGAGTCCTCTTTTTCCCTTTAACTTTAAGAAAGCATTATCATATCTCAGCAGGCATTTCCTTATCTAATAGGTTATAGTAGGTTAGCTTTTCAGGGCTGGAAGTGTCTGCTATGAAGAAGAGGggggaaaaagaaaggaaaaaagaataaacATATGAATTCCCAGCATGATCAAGTGATCACCTCATGCTGGATTGATTCTGGCCTTCTCTGGATAATACATATATATCATTATCTGTGAAACTCTACCTTACCTATATAAGATTCCCCCTCCCATCACTTTCCTATTTATGCAAGGACAGGAACCCTATATAATGCATCTGGTCACCTCTGCTTTGAGGATACTGCAACTTGTTAGTCCTGATGCCAAAATGGTGAAAGATGCCTCAGGACAATGAATCAGAATCATGCAGCAGAGCCTTTGGGGAGAAGGGCAGAGATGGTGAGGAGGTCCCACCAAGGACCCCACCAAAGTGTACTTAACAAAAGCCTCTCAGCAAAACCCCATTTCATGACTGTGCCTGTGGACAGCTCTGATTGACCTTTGTCTCTTTTATCTGAGTGGAAAGCTTAAAGGAGACTGATGGCAATGCCAGGCCATATTCGGAACATGGCCACTGCTAAGAGCTTCTCTCTCTCAAATCTCCATCAACTAACTAGATCCAATGTGGTCATTGGTCAGAGTAGTATCTTTCTTATTTGGTTATCAACATGTTACTTCCAGACTCGATATGTTTCGATCTACCTTCAAAATTTGATGAAGAGAATGCCATGCAACCCGTTATTCCTATCGTTGAATATTTACAGACAGTTCAGCTGTTGAGGTACAGCTTCTACATAGTATTTAGCAGGCTGAAGAATATTTTGGGAGTCTGATGTGGTGTTTGTTTAAGCAGGATATGGTGtttaatgtttcaatcatcatTTGAAGTCATAAAACCCTAAACCTTAAACCCTATTCATCAGCCCACCTTCGGTCTTAGGGTTTTTTGGACCAGACGAAAAAACATTGACATTTCTAGTGCCAACTTCAGCCCACAATGCTTAAGTCCAAATTCGACTACGAACATGATCCACATAGTTCAAGCTAGAGCCATATAAGTCAATTCTAATGCATAAAATACCACATGATTTTGTGCGAAGAAGGTTGCCCAAAAAATTGAAATAAATTATTCAATTCTTAGGAGATGAAGTTAAATATAAGACTTTCTGATTTAAATTTCAGGAGATGAAGAGAAATAGTGGTGAGTTCAACATGGCAATGCCACCTTTAGCACTTACGACCAATTAATCCAGTGTCTTAAATCACATTTGGCAATTAATGTATACAGTCTTACTTTATAATATAAcacaatcattttgttatttaaatTATAAAGGAACAGCATTGAGATATAACATATGGACAATCCAATATAAGAGAAGAATGAAGAGAGTAGTTTGGAGAGAATGAATCCAATATAACATGTGGACAGTTATtttgcaataaaaagaaaaatatatgttgTATATTTGCAGAAACATTCAAATTAACTCCTTTTTAACGATTGTTTTATGAACATCGAAAAAAAAACATTATCTTAGTTTTAGGAAATCAAAATGGTTGACGAGGGAATCTTTGGGCACAGAAGCAAGCGCAGGTCTCTGAAAAGCCTGCTTTTCAGGTGCACCGCAAAAGCACTCGCTACAAATCCCAAGGAGACCCACCATAccatcgattcaatccattttgaCTCGGTCCAGAAGCAGTTGCACGCCACTGCTTGTTCGCCCAATCCGTCCATTGGATGAGGTTTCTTGGAGTTTGGGATCAGAGCAGTCGGAGGGGGAGGCGAGATGTGGTGGAAAACGAGGGGAATGGACACCACACAGCACAATGGAACGTGGAGCAGCATCACATGGAAGCAGTCGCGCTGCAGTCGCAAGAAGGACGCCGGCAGCAGCGAGAGCGGTGGCATGTGATTGGAGATCAGGGACCGGGCCATGTCGGGCCCCGTCTGTGCTCAAACCGCAGAGGAGGGGGCAGGTGAGATTGGACAATCACGAAACGGACAGCAAAATGATCTTTTGCCGTCAGAGATGAAGCCAAAGAAGCGAAATAGATTAATACACATCAAATTTTACGAGGAAAAGCTTTCTAAGGGACGGGACAAAAAGAAACCAAAAGCGAATCCAAGAACGCGAGTCCTCGATCAAAGCGTCAAAGAACAACAGATGAGCAATTATACAGAGATAATTTTGtacctttgcagtagaattttcaTTTTAGCTTTAAAAAACGTTTTTTGATTTGTTACCTCAAGTTGATTCTCTTCGGGCCTTTTCCTTGTCGATAATCTTGCTTCTGTTGCCGCCGCTGTGGAGATTCCACCTCGCGGTAGAGGCGTCCCTATCTTTCTTGTGGGGGGAGAAGAGCTGGGCCAAGCCGAAGACCGACCCGGGTTTGGACGTGCAGATCCGAAGCGAGCCGACCGGGAGCACGTTGAGGACCGGGGCGACACGGACGTTGGCCGAGTACGATCGCTCGATCGCCCGATACGGCTTCCCCCGGTGCTGATGGTGGTGGTGCCAGGTGCTTCGGCCGTGGAAGCTGCCCGGACTGCTCGAACTCCGC
The Musa acuminata AAA Group cultivar baxijiao unplaced genomic scaffold, Cavendish_Baxijiao_AAA HiC_scaffold_758, whole genome shotgun sequence genome window above contains:
- the LOC135663785 gene encoding transcription factor PHYTOCHROME INTERACTING FACTOR-LIKE 13-like isoform X1; translated protein: MNQYVPDWNLEDDTTDFGGILPMANQKNPMGPDSELVELLWRDGHVVMHSQSQHHPRASAAIAKLKPEQQQQREQSLGRSISSIQDDATASWFPSPLHDSLEKEFCSEFFSEMAGIDGLGPSNMSTIDRYMGFGDTGASDVLTAPKKSTLHLRENNTMSSSICESNRLHAQGDAAGVAGASVPKHAFETALASSSGGACFSFRRTGDQGGSGQCQKRKQRDVQVAEYQSEEAEFESVEAKKAAQGSISTRRSRAAEVHNLSERRRRDRINEKMKALQELIPHCNKTDKASMLDEAIEYLKSLQLQVQMMWMGGRMAQMILPGAQQSMPGMAVGVGHACVPLMHHALQSSTPNQTLSSTSPAFQAAMFRNLMQSAHLQESHASSYLGLHHVQPRFQAMNRYTFGSQMLQQNHPTACENTHKSGSGKMDITEL
- the LOC135663785 gene encoding transcription factor PHYTOCHROME INTERACTING FACTOR-LIKE 13-like isoform X2 codes for the protein MNQYVPDWNLEDDTTDFGGILPMANQKNPMGPDSELVELLWRDGHVVMHSQSQHHPRASAAIAKLKPEQQQQREQSLGRSISSIQDDATASWFPSPLHDSLEKEFCSEFFSEMAGIDGLGPSNMSTIDRYMGFGDTGASDVLTAPKKSTLHLRENNTMSSSICESNRLHAQGDAAGVAGASVPKHAFETALASSSGGACFSFRRTGDQGGSGQCQKRKQRDVQVAEYQSEEAEFESVEAKKAAQGSISTRRSRAAEVHNLSERRRRDRINEKMKALQELIPHCNKTDKASMLDEAIEYLKSLQLQVQMMWMGGRMAQMILPGAQQSMPGMAVGVGHACVPLMHHALQSSTPNQTLSSTSPAFQAAMFRNLMQSAHLQESHASSYLGLHHVQPRFQAMNRYTFGSQMLQQNHPTACENTHKSGSG